The following are encoded together in the Drosophila sechellia strain sech25 chromosome 3R, ASM438219v1, whole genome shotgun sequence genome:
- the LOC6621454 gene encoding TBC1 domain family member 5: MTVWGIEAITLNGSSARESLEHLPGNGAIREIPEVGAMNSVERYRQEWQVLLQNLDADPESLRQSAFAGDLKMSKFRSVHWALLLRVLTSEYRSWASQRLQQRVRYDKFRADYVRNPHQLAVDCNDDPLSQSTQSVWNQYFSDQELFAVIRQDVVRTFPGVDFFRKPLVQNAMVNILFYYAREHPYMCYRQGMHEILAPIIFVVYSDHQSLLHFSELAKTDINSTLLDVLDPAYLEADTYSLFSRLMASVESYYRVSNLVSTPGGHIEQRAESPGDNETPTEAEVIGQLNFIRDKILAKQDQHLHHYLQKMEIPLHIFGIRWLRLLFGREFMLLDLLLLWDAIFADSDRFDLPNYILVAMLVHIRDKLLLSDYTTSLTYLMRYPNNVDVHLVLRHALFMLNPKQFEYPPNAFTCVSFANSSADKEVPPPAGQRPRTNSENSSMATSASQIDRQITFMQERNAADSSALAKLQDTHRVAMDGYLENSPELLRLELKNAQTVIKIARSKLQSYLSNVRHHVGKQASSSEELGRTLDGIEELCSFLDVKFMFPLHQRSAPIDQALEANEQKQLNSKPPKLTASSTPANAPAALSATGGYQMPENAFMHSSMRRLLGELREIELSTITSDEKPGNAVVQNGLPAAEPQQRHKNESS, encoded by the exons ATGACTGTTTGGGGAATAGAAGCCATCACACTGAACGGATCGTCGGCAAGGGAAAGTTTGGAGCACCTTCCGGGAAACGGTGCAATTCGGGAGATTCCAGAGGTGGGAGCTATGAACTCCGTGGAGCGCTACCGGCAGGAGTGGCAGGTGCTGCTCCAAAACCTCGATGCGGACCCGGAAAGTCTCCGGCAGTCGGCATTTGCCGGCGATCTCAAGATGTCCAAATTCCGCAGCGTTCACTGGGCCCTCCTACTGCGCGTCCTGACGTCGGAGTACCGCAGTTGGGCTAGCCAGCGACTGCAGCAGCGAGTGAGGTACGACAAGTTCCGGGCGGACTACGTCCGTAATCCGCACCAACTGGCCGTGGACTGCAACGATGACCCGCTGTCACAGTCGACGCAAAGCGTATGGAATCAGTACTTCAGCGACCAGGAACTATTCGCCGTCATCCGGCAGGATGTGGTGCGCACTTTCCCGGGCGTGGACTTCTTCCGTAAGCCATTGGTGCAGAATGCAATGGTCAACATACTGTTCTACTACGCCAGGGAGCATCCGTACATGTGCTACCGGCAGGGCATGCACGAGATCCTGGCTCCCATCATATTCGTGGTCTACAGCGATCACCAGTCCCTGCTTCACTTTAGCGAACTGGCGAAGACGGATATCAATTCCACGCTGCTGGACGTGCTGGATCCCGCGTATCTGGAAGCGGATACCTA CTCTTTGTTCTCCCGCCTCATGGCCTCCGTGGAGTCGTACTATCGCGTCTCGAATCTGGTCTCCACACCCGGTGGCCACATCGAACAGCGAGCCGAG AGCCCCGGGGACAATGAGACGCCGACCGAGGCGGAGGTTATCGGCCAGCTGAACTTCATACGGGACAAAATACTCGCCAAGCAGGACCAGCACTTGCACCACTATCTACAAAAGATGGAAATCCCACTGCACATATTCGGCAT TCGATGGCTAAGACTTCTCTTTGGACGGGAGTTTATGCTGCTAGACCTGTTGCTGCTCTGGGATGCCATCTTTGCAGATAGCGACCGCTTCGACCTGCCCAACTACATTCTAGTGGCCATGTTGGTGCACATCCGTGATAAAC TGCTTCTTAGTGACTACACCACATCGTTGACATATCTAATGCGCTACCCAAACAATGTGGACGTTCATCTGGTGCTGAGGCATGCCCTATTCATGCTCAATCCCAAGCAGTTTGAGTATCCGCCAAACGCCTTCACGTGTGTGTCCTTTGCCAACAGTTCTGCGGACAAGGAAGTGCCTCCTCCTGCGGGACAACGCCCGCgcaccaattcagaaaactcTTCGATGGCCACTAGTGCTAGCCAGATCGATCGGCAGATCACCTTCATGCAGGAGCGCAATGCGGCGGATTCTTCTGCGCTGGCCAAACTGCAAGATACCCATCGAGTTGCAATGGATGGATACTTGGAGAAT AGTCCAGAGCTACTCCGATTGGAGCTGAAGAATGCCCAAACTGTAATCAAGATAGCCCGAAGCAAGTTGCAGAGCTACCTGAGCAATGTGCGCCATCATGTGGGAAAGCAGGCGAGTAGTAGCGAAGAACTCGGTCGGACACTGGACGGGATTGAAGAGCTATGCAGCTTTCTGGACGTTAAATTCATGTTCCCGCTGCACCAGCGATCGGCGCCCATCGACCAGGCTCTGGAGGCCAACGAGCAGAAGCAGCTGAACAGCAAACCGCCAAAGCTAACGGCTTCCTCCACTCCCGCTAACGCACCCGCTGCTCTCTCTGCAACTGGCGGCTATCAGATGCCCGAAAACGCCTTTATGCACAGCTCGATGCGACGGCTCCTGGGGGAACTGCGTGAAATCGAGCTGTCCACGATAACGAGCGATGAGAAGCCTGGAAATGCGGTGGTGCAAAACGGATTGCCAGCTGCGGAGCCCCAGCAAAGGCATAAAAACGAATCGAGTTGA
- the LOC6606558 gene encoding protein suppressor of variegation 3-7, with protein sequence MDQDSSTQAKNTDAHSNAGLKMASANSETLASATHELKIMDVEGGAVVDPDHIEEAETPIVIVVDDDDGDTAMEVEEDKHPMRDDPGIEDIMDDEHAPLVAELQSALNNPDDKQTSEDPLLEDQERESTKTEPSSDAESSHSYHDPMGLLERIETHDPADSHDDDDEDDESSNGGGTNGAMSRKMPRAQRWLLWMKRWPWILHEDSDGSLAFCLYCNMTINVNNRSRHIQQHNMSLYHQERECNYLAFKKSEEQTRGAISDNEIKHEFGTKSYVAAMKQKRISEIEAFTNFNWLRWLRWHPWLERSNPTGTVGTCRICHVRMNVEFVYLRKRHETTKGHIEALRNLDSDKRSRKRKRSKSNSVTAGGGDEADREKESEPEAGPEDAHDTPVVMMNGDVDSGDDPSKWCALIPDTNPQQCRCTLCNCTMAITSFLRHCKTRAHCHLLLAPNEKSSSDIRGIWAVFADMHPWLIADPEDPTIGYCSVCRKRFMYGNSEIKRKNHERSEKHTMALATAKAAIEVGSRDGRGGEKDDDDNMNEEDAEASDQAQSSQTDYSEDNDDDNWSSIQKLGKAFAQKSTSEQRKAKVRAAVRFYPWLCYSKDRKTQICKFCRVRFHNETAKARHELSVRHVKLVKQFKKRQAKLHHGTNTQTTNNGQDDEESQEQDEEYGEEEEDAEEDSQSNFNLGTVQARKTARPDNKLFVKPIPATMKGKVMVWKGRFPWLSYKKNEQRGNYAWCKLCEVSLYLPSSKWASKHQRTTRHIRLRIDRKRNGGNPSKTSNKNSGEISTVVATASALASAEARQKAAMAELQAKYDWLDPDANDENHCHCRVCDSRLPIKVFYLRQHDASRKHFENVERHKANAAAAANAPSVSTTPTVDAERQESENDMSVRSDCSTAEPLAKRSRRSMEVRRIIRALRDSMGKQQEERSQMDMARDMICSSFDIVTRLRTLERESVAHNVSMAQAPPSVTVSPSKPPEPRHVVDLFFDSISPTMKSLPLDLAAEGKSKIMQLVCSLELRAMQRNATTSTTATVCASSKSPSTTTVTPVKTPPASSSAPLASADADLHSSVVTTPHEYNNGQNNNNDKETVPKETVSGASSTQVTINGSAKDLPENIRRILTSNQTQVTNRLDTDSVRCVPLDKLTTQSRTNVNGRLSQGGTSEAPSTSQADLSNGNTLAMLRQIRVNNTNSSKMITITKTPQMQQAPASITSSTPIMRGGPSSNGSQITTFRTMVNHNRRP encoded by the exons ATGGATCAGGATTCGAGCACACAGGCGAAAAACACAGATGCTCACAGCAACGCCGGCCTCAAAATGGCGTCTGCGAATTCCGAAACTTTGGCGTCGGCAACGCACGAGCTGAAAATCATGGACGTAGAGGGTGGTGCTGTGGTGGATCCGGATCACATCGAGGAAGCGGAGACCCCCATAGTCATCGTGGTGGATGATGACGATGGGGATACGGCCatggaggtggaggaggacAAGCACCCGATGCGGGATGACCCGGGTATCGAGGACATCATGGACGACGAACATGCTCCGCTGGTGGCCGAGCTGCAGTCCGCTCTAAATAACCCAGACGACAAACAGACCAGCGAGGATCCCCTCCTGGAAGACCAGGAACGTGAATCCACTAAAACTGAACCCTCCAGCGATGCGGAGAGCTCCCACTCGTACCACGATCCCATGGGCCTGCTGGAGAGGATTGAAACCCATGATCCGGCAGACAGccacgatgacgacgacgaggatgacGAAAGCAGCAATGGCGGTGGCACTAACGGAGCCATGAGCCGCAAGATGCCCCGCGCACAGCGCTGGCTCCTCTGGATGAAGCGTTGGCCCTGGATCCTACACGAGGACTCCGATGGCTCCCTTGCGTTCTGTCTTTACTGCAACATGACCATCAACGTGAACAACCGATCCAGACACATCCAACAGCACAACATGTCGCTCTACCACCAGGAACGCGAGTGTAACTATCTGGCATTTAAGAAAAGCGAGGAGCAAACTCGAGGAGC AATCAGCGACAACGAAATCAAGCACGAATTCGGCACCAAGAGCTATGTGGCCGCCATGAAGCAGAAGCGAATCTCCGAGATCGAGGCCTTTACCAACTTCAACTGGCTGCGCTGGCTCcgttggcatccttggcttgaACGTTCCAACCCCACAGGAACCGTCGGGACATGTCGCATCTGCCACGTGCGAATGAACGTGGAGTTTGTCTATTTGCGCAAACGCCATGAAACCACCAAAGGTCACATTGAGGCACTGCGCAACCTAGATTCCGATAAGCGGAGTCGGAAGCGAAAGAGGAGCAAGAGCAACAGCGTGACCGCTGGAGGCGGGGATGAGGCCGACAGAGAGAAGGAATCTGAACCAGAAGCTGGGCCGGAGGATGCTCACGACACCCCTGTGGTTATGATGAACGGCGATGTGGATTCGGGCGACGACCCTAGCAAATGGTGTGCGCTGATTCCGGACACCAATCCACAACAATGCCGATGTACGCTCTGCAACTGCACAATGGCGATTACCAGCTTCCTTCGACACTGTAAAACCAGAGCTCATTGTCACCTGCTATTGGCACCCAATGAAAAGAG CTCTTCAGATATTCGCGGCATTTGGGCCGTGTTCGCCGACATGCATCCTTGGTTGATTGCTGATCCCGAAGACCCCACCATTGGGTACTGCAGCGTCTGTCGCAAGCGATTTATGTATGGAAACTCGGAGATCAAGCGCAAGAACCACGAAAGGTCCGAGAAGCATACCATGGCTTTGGCCACCGCCAAGGCAGCCATCGAAGTTGGATCGCGTGACGGCAGAGGCGGCGAAAAGGACGACGACGATAACATGAATGAAGAGGATGCGGAGGCAAGTGATCAAGCCCAGTCATCGCAGACCGATTACAGTGAAGATAATGACGATGACAATTGGTCCTCGATCCAAAAACTCGGAAAAGC TTTTGCTCAAAAATCCACTAGCGAGCAAAGAAAGGCCAAGGTTCGCGCTGCGGTACGTTTTTACCCGTGGCTTTGCTACTCCAAGGACCGAAAGACCCAGATTTGCAAATTCTGCCGCGTTCGCTTCCACAACGAAACGGCAAAGGCGCGACATGAGTTGAGTGTCCGGCATGTAAAGCTGGTGAAGCAGTTCAAGAAGCGGCAAGCCAAACTGCACCATGGCACAAACACGCAAACTACAAATAATGGGCAGGATGATGAAGAATCGCAGGAACAGGACGAGGAATATGGAGAAGAAGAGGAGGACGCAGAAGAAGATTCCCAGAGCAACTTCAACTTGGGCACCGTGCAGGCAAGAAAGACTGCTCGACCGGACAATAAGCTTTTCGTCAAGCCCATTCCGGCAACTATGAAGGGCAAAGTAATGGTGTGGAAGGGCCGCTTCCCGTGGCTCTCCTACAAAAAGAACGAGCAGCGTGGAAACTATGCTTGGTGCAAGCTGTGCGAAGTGTCCCTCTACCTGCCCTCATCCAAGTGGGCCTCCAAGCACCAGAGGACTACGCGACACATACGTCTCCGCATTGATCGGAAGCGCAATGGTGGCAACCCTTCGAAAAcatcgaacaaaaactcaggTGAAATTTCCACTGTTGTGGCCACAGCTTCGGCTTTGGCCAGCGCCGAGGCTAGACAGAAAGCGGCTATGGCAGAGCTGCAAGCCAAGTACGACTGGCTGGATCCCGACGCCAATGACGAGAATCACTGTCACTGCCGTGTTTGTGATAGCCGGCTGCCGATCAAGGTCTTTTACCTGCGGCAACACGACGCTTCGCGTAAGCACTTCGAAAATGTGGAGCGGCACAAAGCCaatgccgccgctgccgccaaTGCACCGTCAGTTAGTACCACTCCCACTGTTGATGCCGAAAGGCAGGAGAGCGAAAACGATATGAGCGTTCG ATCCGATTGCAGCACAGCGGAACCGCTGGCGAAGCGGTCCCGACGCTCAATGGAGGTTCGTCGCATAATACGCGCCCTTCGCGACTCAATGGGCAAACAACAGGAGGAACGCTCCCAAATGGACATGGCCAGGGACATGATATGCTCGTCGTTTGATATTGTTACGCGCTTGCGAACTTTGGAACGGGAGTCGGTCGCACATAACGTGTCCATGGCCCAGGCGCCGCCATCGGTGACAGTGTCACCGAGTAAGCCACCGGAACCACGACATGTAGTGGATCTCTTCTTTGACAGCATTTCGCCGACCATGAAGTCCCTGCCGCTGGATTTAGCCGCAGAGGGCAAGTCGAAAATCATGCAGCTCGTTTGTAGCTTGGAGCTTCGTGCCATGCAGAGAAATGCGACAACTTCAACCACAGCTACAGTGTGTGCTTCCTCGAAATCGCCTTCTACAACTACGGTCACCCCAGTTAAAACTCCTCCGGCTTCTAGTTCCGCTCCCCTTGCTTCTGCCGATGCAGATTTGCATTCCTCGGTTGTCACAACCCCGCATGAATACAATAACGGGCAGAACAATAATAACGACAAGGAAACCGTACCGAAAGAGACAGTTAGCGGCGCTTCCTCTACCCAAGTGACCATCAATGGTAGCGCCAAAGACCTGCCAGAGAATATACGCCGTATTTTAACTTCCAACCAAACGCAAGTGACCAACCGCCTCGATACGGATTCCGTGCGTTGTGTACCGCTGGACAAACTAACAACCCAGAGTCGGACCAACGTGAACGGACGACTCAGTCAAGGTGGCACTTCGGAAGCACCATCCACCTCACAGGCGGACCTTAGCAATGGTAACACGTTGGCCATGCTCAGGCAGATACGGGTCAACAATACCAACAGTTCCAAGATGATTACCATTACCAAGACGCCGCAGATGCAGCAGGCACCGGCAAGCATAACATCCTCGACTCCAATAATGCGTGGTGGTCCCAGCAGCAACGGTAGTCAAATCACAACATTTCGGACAATGGTGAACCATAACCGCAGGCCATAG
- the LOC6606559 gene encoding protein suppressor of variegation 3-7 — MSNLQLTQEKLDALRSEYRPRRPCAQLKYPRPKTKPEYQAIYPWLLPDETDPHFVFCAVCECRLSCKRSDLGKHEGSIKHSENAQRKSLPAKGNNPNFDGPSSGAMKWDDTEDEEGLLQYGTDPQDDDTEEEDGELDETEGDCEDDEERAQELEAQNDLETEPVIKQQRRTSETDSQNSGMLDYLPLHVTINELPQSLPSTVSAYPTSSTTATVAPPCRITIKKVPVHSTPLSGMCQAQEINSKATITPIHTTPSYAARPLQSYQLQPLSPITPARDSLELFFDSICATVKNLPPKLATEGKIRVMQLIGELELRALCEQEALSQVAGLPDLAGNSMSGASEASGSGQQNATVASTTK; from the exons ATGTCAAACCTCCAGTTAACTCAGGAAAAACT AGATGCCCTACGCTCCGAATACAGGCCACGCCGGCCGTGCGCCCAGCTGAAATATCCTCGACCCAAGACAAAGCCGGAGTACCAAGCGATATATCCGTGGTTGCTCCCGGATGAGACGGATCCGCACTTCGTGTTCTGCGCGGTGTGCGAGTGCAGGCTCAGCTGCAAGAGATCCGACCTGGGAAAGCACGAGGGTAGCATTAAGCACTCGGAAAATGCACAAAGAAAATCGTTGCCCGCCAAGGGCAACAATCCGAACTTTGATGGACCCAGCTCCGGTGCGATGAAGTGGGATGATACCGAGGACGAGGAGGGTCTGCTGCAATACGGAACAGATCCCCAAGACGACGATACAGAAGAGGAGGATGGGGAACTGGACGAAACAGAGGGCGACTGCGAGGACGATGAGGAGCGGGCTCAAGAACTGGAAGCACAGAATGATCTCGAAACGGAGCCCGTTATTAAGCAGCAACGCCGCACCTCGGAGACCGACTCACAGAATTCCGGCATGCTGGATTATCTACCACTACACGTGACCATCAACGAGTTGCCTCAAAGTCTTCCGTCCACTGTCTCCGCCTATCCCACATCctccacaacagcaacagtagCTCCGCCTTGTAGGATCACCATTAAGAAAGTTCCAGTGCACAGTACTCCACTCAGTGGAATGTGCCAAGCTCAGGAGATCAATTCCAAGGCCACCATAACGCCTATACACACGACGCCCTCCTACGCTGCCCGCCCGCTGCAATCTTATCAACTGCAACCATTGTCACCTATAACGCCAGCGCGCGACTCTTTGGAGCTGTTCTTCGACAGCATTTGCGCCACCGTCAAGAACTTGCCGCCCAAACTGGCCACCGAGGGCAAGATCCGGGTGATGCAGCTCATCGGGGAGCTCGAGTTGCGTGCTCTTTGCGAACAGGAGGCGCTCTCTCAGGTCGCCGGACTTCCGGATCTCGCGGGAAACTCCATGTCCGGAGCATCTGAGGCCTCAGGCAGTGGTCAGCAGAATGCGACAGTGGCCTCCACCACAAAATAA
- the LOC6606560 gene encoding uncharacterized protein LOC6606560, translating into MPNPLWFVFWLLVFWFVSFFVAFFCAFFYIWVYAFASCIPALTGISDILLQGVQFPFYCGKAMLEGKQAF; encoded by the exons ATGCCCAATCCACTGTGGTTCGTCTTCTGGCTGCTGGTCTTCTGGTTCGTCTCCTTCTTCGTGGCATTCTTCTGCGCCTTCTTCTACATCTGGGTCTACGCATTTGCCTCCTGCATTCCCGCCCTGACG GGCATATCGGACATTCTGCTCCAGGGAGTCCAGTTCCCGTTCTACTGCGGGAAAGCCATGTTGGAGGGCAAGCAAGCCTTTTAA
- the LOC6606561 gene encoding acetylcholinesterase isoform X2 translates to MATSCRQSRVLPMSLPLPLAIPLPLVLVLSLHLSGVCGVIDRLVVQTSSGPVRGRSVTVQGREVHVYTGIPYAKPPVEDLRFRKPVPAEPWHGVLDATRLSATCVQERYEYFPGFSGEEIWNPNTNVSEDCLYINVWAPAKARLRHGRGANGGEHPNGKQADTDHLIHNGNPQNTTNGLPILIWIYGGGFMTGSATLDIYNADIMAAVGNVIVASFQYRVGAFGFLHLAPEMPSEFAEEAPGNVGLWDQALAIRWLKDNAHAFGGNPEWMTLFGESAGSSSVNAQLMSPVTRGLVKRGMMQSGTMNAPWSHMTSEKAVEIGKALINDCNCNASMLKTNPAHVMSCMRSVDAKTISVQQWNSYSGILSFPSAPTIDGAFLPADPMTLMKTADLKDYDILMGNVRDEGTYFLLYDFIDYFDKDDATALPRDKYLEIMNNIFGKATQAEREAIIFQYTSWEGNPGYQNQQQIGRAVGDHFFTCPTNEYAQALAERGASVHYYYFTHRTSTSLWGEWMGVLHGDEIEYFFGQPLNNSLQYRPVERELGKRMLSAVIEFAKTGNPAQDGEEWPNFSKEDPVYYIFSTDDKIEKLARGPLAARCSFWNDYLPKVRSWAEFAQHITQVATSTFVFLKTWLISG, encoded by the exons ATGGCCACCTCCTGTCGGCAGAGCAGAGTCCTGCCCATGTCCTTGCCCCTGCCCCTGGCCATCCCGCTGCCCCTGGTGCTGGTGCTATCGCTGCACCTGTCCGGCGTCTGCGGCGTCATCGATCGCCTGGTCGTGCAGACATCCTCCGGACCCGTGCGCGGTCGCTCCGTGACGGTTCAGGGCAGGGAGGTGCATGTCTACACGGGCATCCCCTACGCCAAGCCGCCCGTCGAGGACCTGCGCTTCCGAAAGCCGGTTCCCGCGGAGCCATGGCACGGCGTCCTCGACGCCACACGGTTATCAGCCACCTGCGTCCAGGAGCG TTACGAGTACTTCCCCGGCTTCTCCGGCGAGGAGATCTGGAACCCCAACACCAACGTGTCCGAGGACTGCCTCTACATAAATGTCTGGGCGCCGGCAAAGGCCCGACTTCGCCATGGGCGGGGTGCCAACGGGGGCGAG CACCCCAATGGCAAACAGGCGGACACTGACCATCTCATCCACAACGGAAATCCGCAGAACACAACCAACGGACTGCCGATTCTGATCTGGATCTATGGCGGTGGCTTCATGACCGGATCGGCCACCCTGGACATCTACAATGCGGATATCATGGCCGCCGTGGGCAATGTGATAGTGGCCTCCTTCCAGTATCGAGTTGGTGCATTTGGGTTCCTGCACCTGGCGCCGGAAATGCCGTCGGAGTTCGCGGAAGAGGCGCCCGGCAATGTGGGCCTATGGGATCAGGCACTCGCCATTCGCTGGCTGAAGGACAACGCCCATGCTTTTGGCGGAAATCCGGAGTGGATGACCCTGTTCGGGGAGTCGGCTGGATCCAGTTCGGTGAATGCCCAGCTCATGTCGCCGGTGACCAGGGGCCTGGTCAAGCGGGGTATGATGCAGTCGGGCACCATGAACGCCCCCTGGAGCCACATGACCTCCGAGAAGGCCGTGGAGATCGGCAAGGCGCTGATCAacgactgcaactgcaatgCATCCATGCTGAAG ACCAATCCCGCTCACGTGATGAGCTGCATGCGTTCCGTGGACGCCAAGACCATATCGGTGCAGCAGTGGAACTCCTACTCGGGCATCCTCAGCTTCCCCTCGGCGCCCACCATTGATGGTGCGTTCCTGCCGGCGGATCCCATGACGCTGATGAAGACGGCGGATCTGAAGGACTACGACATCCTGATGGGAAATGTCAGAGATGAGG GCACTTACTTCTTGCTGTACGATTTCATCGATTACTTCGATAAGGACGATGCCACGGCCCTGCCACGGGACAAATACTTGGAAATTATGAACAACATTTTCGGCAAGGCAACGCAAGCGGAACGCGAGGCCATCATTTTCCAG TATACCAGTTGGGAAGGCAATCCTGGCTATCAGAACCAGCAGCAAATCGGACGCGCCGTGGGCGATCACTTTTTCACCTGCCCCACGAACGAGTATGCCCAGGCTCTGGCGGAGCGAGGCGCCTCCGTGCACTACTACTACTTTACACAC cgcACAAGCACCTCGTTGTGGGGCGAGTGGATGGGCGTGCTGCACGGCGATGAGATCGAGTACTTCTTTGGCCAGCCGCTGAACAACTCCCTGCAGTATCGACCTGTGGAGCGTGAGCTGGGCAAGCGTATGCTCAGTGCGGTCATCGAGTTTGCCAAGACGGG AAATCCCGCTCAGGATGGCGAGGAGTGGCCCAACTTCTCCAAGGAGGATCCCGTCTACTATATTTTCAGCACCGACGATAAGATCGAGAAATTGGCCAGGGGTCCTTTGGCGGCTCGCTGCTCGTTCTGGAACGATTACTTGCCAAAAGTCAGGAGTTGGGCAG
- the LOC6606561 gene encoding acetylcholinesterase isoform X1: MATSCRQSRVLPMSLPLPLAIPLPLVLVLSLHLSGVCGVIDRLVVQTSSGPVRGRSVTVQGREVHVYTGIPYAKPPVEDLRFRKPVPAEPWHGVLDATRLSATCVQERYEYFPGFSGEEIWNPNTNVSEDCLYINVWAPAKARLRHGRGANGGEHPNGKQADTDHLIHNGNPQNTTNGLPILIWIYGGGFMTGSATLDIYNADIMAAVGNVIVASFQYRVGAFGFLHLAPEMPSEFAEEAPGNVGLWDQALAIRWLKDNAHAFGGNPEWMTLFGESAGSSSVNAQLMSPVTRGLVKRGMMQSGTMNAPWSHMTSEKAVEIGKALINDCNCNASMLKTNPAHVMSCMRSVDAKTISVQQWNSYSGILSFPSAPTIDGAFLPADPMTLMKTADLKDYDILMGNVRDEGTYFLLYDFIDYFDKDDATALPRDKYLEIMNNIFGKATQAEREAIIFQYTSWEGNPGYQNQQQIGRAVGDHFFTCPTNEYAQALAERGASVHYYYFTHRTSTSLWGEWMGVLHGDEIEYFFGQPLNNSLQYRPVERELGKRMLSAVIEFAKTGNPAQDGEEWPNFSKEDPVYYIFSTDDKIEKLARGPLAARCSFWNDYLPKVRSWAGTCDGDSGSASISPRVQLLGIAALIYICAALRTKRVF, from the exons ATGGCCACCTCCTGTCGGCAGAGCAGAGTCCTGCCCATGTCCTTGCCCCTGCCCCTGGCCATCCCGCTGCCCCTGGTGCTGGTGCTATCGCTGCACCTGTCCGGCGTCTGCGGCGTCATCGATCGCCTGGTCGTGCAGACATCCTCCGGACCCGTGCGCGGTCGCTCCGTGACGGTTCAGGGCAGGGAGGTGCATGTCTACACGGGCATCCCCTACGCCAAGCCGCCCGTCGAGGACCTGCGCTTCCGAAAGCCGGTTCCCGCGGAGCCATGGCACGGCGTCCTCGACGCCACACGGTTATCAGCCACCTGCGTCCAGGAGCG TTACGAGTACTTCCCCGGCTTCTCCGGCGAGGAGATCTGGAACCCCAACACCAACGTGTCCGAGGACTGCCTCTACATAAATGTCTGGGCGCCGGCAAAGGCCCGACTTCGCCATGGGCGGGGTGCCAACGGGGGCGAG CACCCCAATGGCAAACAGGCGGACACTGACCATCTCATCCACAACGGAAATCCGCAGAACACAACCAACGGACTGCCGATTCTGATCTGGATCTATGGCGGTGGCTTCATGACCGGATCGGCCACCCTGGACATCTACAATGCGGATATCATGGCCGCCGTGGGCAATGTGATAGTGGCCTCCTTCCAGTATCGAGTTGGTGCATTTGGGTTCCTGCACCTGGCGCCGGAAATGCCGTCGGAGTTCGCGGAAGAGGCGCCCGGCAATGTGGGCCTATGGGATCAGGCACTCGCCATTCGCTGGCTGAAGGACAACGCCCATGCTTTTGGCGGAAATCCGGAGTGGATGACCCTGTTCGGGGAGTCGGCTGGATCCAGTTCGGTGAATGCCCAGCTCATGTCGCCGGTGACCAGGGGCCTGGTCAAGCGGGGTATGATGCAGTCGGGCACCATGAACGCCCCCTGGAGCCACATGACCTCCGAGAAGGCCGTGGAGATCGGCAAGGCGCTGATCAacgactgcaactgcaatgCATCCATGCTGAAG ACCAATCCCGCTCACGTGATGAGCTGCATGCGTTCCGTGGACGCCAAGACCATATCGGTGCAGCAGTGGAACTCCTACTCGGGCATCCTCAGCTTCCCCTCGGCGCCCACCATTGATGGTGCGTTCCTGCCGGCGGATCCCATGACGCTGATGAAGACGGCGGATCTGAAGGACTACGACATCCTGATGGGAAATGTCAGAGATGAGG GCACTTACTTCTTGCTGTACGATTTCATCGATTACTTCGATAAGGACGATGCCACGGCCCTGCCACGGGACAAATACTTGGAAATTATGAACAACATTTTCGGCAAGGCAACGCAAGCGGAACGCGAGGCCATCATTTTCCAG TATACCAGTTGGGAAGGCAATCCTGGCTATCAGAACCAGCAGCAAATCGGACGCGCCGTGGGCGATCACTTTTTCACCTGCCCCACGAACGAGTATGCCCAGGCTCTGGCGGAGCGAGGCGCCTCCGTGCACTACTACTACTTTACACAC cgcACAAGCACCTCGTTGTGGGGCGAGTGGATGGGCGTGCTGCACGGCGATGAGATCGAGTACTTCTTTGGCCAGCCGCTGAACAACTCCCTGCAGTATCGACCTGTGGAGCGTGAGCTGGGCAAGCGTATGCTCAGTGCGGTCATCGAGTTTGCCAAGACGGG AAATCCCGCTCAGGATGGCGAGGAGTGGCCCAACTTCTCCAAGGAGGATCCCGTCTACTATATTTTCAGCACCGACGATAAGATCGAGAAATTGGCCAGGGGTCCTTTGGCGGCTCGCTGCTCGTTCTGGAACGATTACTTGCCAAAAGTCAGGAGTTGGGCAG GTACTTGCGATGGCGATTCGGGAAGTGCTTCCATATCCCCGAGGGTCCAGCTCCTTGGAATCGCTGCTCTGATCTACATCTGCGCCGCATTGCGAACCAAAAGGGTTTTCTAA